The Helicobacter canis genomic sequence GTATAGTGGTCGATCCCCCAAAGCCCCCGGCACCGCCGGCAGCGCACTCTCTGTGCTGCTTGGGCTGCCGATTTTGCTCTACTCTGCGCAGACGCTATTCCTGCTTGCGTGCTTGCTTGGGATAATCGCGGTGCGTGAGATTGACAAATGGGAGGCATATAGCAAAAAGCACGATGAAAAGTGGATCGTCATCGATGAGCTTGTGGGCGTGTGGCTGGCGATGAGTATCCTATGCTATGGGAATCCTTCGCTATGGCTCACTATCGATAAGAGCGCGGATATATGGCTGACTATGAGCACTCTGTGGCACGAGGGGCATTTTGCGCATATTATGCTAGCTTTTGTGCTATTTCGCGTATTTGACATTTGGAAGCCCTCTATCATCGGGCGCATTGATAGAAAGCTTAAAGGCGGTCTTGGTGTGGTGCTAGATGATGTAGCGGCTGGGATTGTGGCTGGGATCGCTGGGATTTTGGTGCTTTTTGCGTATGATGTGGCTACTGGCATAATTTCTGCACGAGCTTACTAGCTATGCACACCCAGAGTCTAGCCCCCACCCCTGCTAAAAAGCTCGCACTCGTGCTAGGAGGCGGCGGCTCAAAGGGCGCGTATCAAGTAGGCGCGTATAGGGCATTACGCGAACTTGGATTTAGCTTTGATCTTGTTACAGGTGTGTCCATTGGCGCGTTAAATGGCGCGATGATCGTGCAAGGGGACTTTGACAAAGCTAGCGCATTGTGGGAGAGCCTTGATGTAGAGAAAGTCATAGGCAAGGGCTTAAATCTCACCACCGATATAGACTACTACTTCAATAATGTCCAAAAGCTCCTGCCATTTCTCAAGTCCTACACGCAAAACAAAGGTATGGATACTGCGCCCTTGTGGGAGATCATCACCACGCATTTAGACTATGCAAAGCTTTCTAGCTCGGCTATGGATTTTGGGCTTTTGTGCGTGGAGGTGCCTAGCTTTCAAGCGTGCGAGCAGACCAAAGCGACTTTAAGCAAGCAAAGCCTAGCGCATTGGGTGATGGCTTCTGCTTCGTGCTTCCCGGCGTTTCCTATCTATAATATCAATGGCAAAAGCTACATTGATGGAGGGTATTATGATAATCTGCCTATCGATCTAGCTTTCAAAATGGGGGCGAGTGAAGTCATCGCCATTTCTTTGCATAATGATTTTGTAACCAAATATGATAGCAACCCACTTGTGCGCCATATCCGCCCATCTCGCTATCTAGGCACGATGCTGGATTTCTCACAAGACTCTATCGCGCGAAATATCAAGCTAGGCTATTTAGACACTAAGCGGTATTTTGGCAAGCTTGTGGGCTTGCGCTTTGCGTTTATGCCGTTAGATGAAGTGGATTCTAGCACCTTTCGCGCGCTTTCACGCAGGCTGCTTGCTAGCCTTTTGGCAAAAGAGCTTGATAAAAACGCCCCATCAAGCAGCACTCTAGCACGCTTTGGCACACAGCTTGCAAGCACAGGGATCATCTCTAAAATCACTTCTACCACGCCATTTTGTGATATGCTCCTAAGCACGCTTAAGCCCTATAATGCCACGCATATAAGCCTAGAGCAGCTCACCCTTGCTCTACTAGAATCCTATATGCAGCTTATGAATTATGATGAGACAAAGACTTATAACGCCCTAGAAGTCTTCGCCAAAGCCAAGCGCGACCTAGCCTATATCGCCCAAGGCAGTGCTACTTCTAGGCTAGATTCTAGCTTGGATTCTAGCGTGGGGCAGGAGATCGCACGCGCTTATGCACTCTTGCAAGACAAAAAGCCAGAGACTTCGCTCTTTGATGAGTTTGGGGAGAAGCTTTTGTGCGCTATGCTGGCTTTTGCGCTAGGGTATGAAGAGGGAGCTAGAATCTAGTTTGACAAAGTGGATTCTAGCTCTGCCAATTACAAGCCAACTTCTCTGTCATCGCGAGCCGGCACTGCCCATTTCTGTCATCGCAAGCCCCACGCCAGCAAGGCGTGGCGATCCATCATAAGCCTATAACTCGCGTAAAAGTAGCGATCATAAATCCACTCTAGCAAGCACTTAGGCTGTGTTGATGTTTGTTTAATAATCCACCTGCTAGAATCCACTTGTGTGGATCGCCACGCCACGGATCGCAGCTAGATCTAGCGCGTAAGGAGGCATTTGTGTTTGTCGCGATATATAGCATATTTGTCTTTATGTTTTTGGGGTATTTTGCCAATCGCGTGCGCCTGCTTGGTGATAGACAGGGCAATATCCTGCTAGGCTTTTTGCTCAATTTTGCCCTGCCTAGCGCGATTTTCACAGGGGTGTATCACTCAAGCGTGAGCCTAGAGCTTTTGGGGCTTTTTGCCCTAGCTCTTGTGTGCAATCTTGTAGCTGGTGCGCTGGCGTTTGTATTTGTCTCAAAGATCTTGCGCTTTGATTTTGGCACTTCTCTTGCTATGGCTTTTTTGGTTTCCTTGCATAATACACTTTTCCTAGGTGTGCCTATCGTGCAAGGTGCGCTAGGCGAGCAAGCCTCGCATAAAGCCATTGTGCTAGATCAGTTCTGCACGGGGCTGCCATTAGCTGTTTTGACCCCGCTGCTCCTTAGCCTAAGCTCTAAGACAAAATTCCGTATCCAAAGCGTGCTTGTGCGGCTCTTTGCTAGTCCGCTCTTTTTATCTATGCTTTGCGCCTTTGCGCTTAAGGCTATGCCCTTTAGTATCCCAGAGGTGCTTTTCGCGCCGATTTTGGCTCTAGCGGCGTGTGCTACGCCGGTGGCTCTCTTTGCCATAGGGGTGCAGCTGCGCTTTGACTTCTTGCGCTTGCTGTGGAGGA encodes the following:
- a CDS encoding phosphatidylglycerophosphatase A, coding for MHDSSPKAESPQTLRIAFLSVLYSGRSPKAPGTAGSALSVLLGLPILLYSAQTLFLLACLLGIIAVREIDKWEAYSKKHDEKWIVIDELVGVWLAMSILCYGNPSLWLTIDKSADIWLTMSTLWHEGHFAHIMLAFVLFRVFDIWKPSIIGRIDRKLKGGLGVVLDDVAAGIVAGIAGILVLFAYDVATGIISARAY
- a CDS encoding AEC family transporter, with the protein product MFNNPPARIHLCGSPRHGSQLDLARKEAFVFVAIYSIFVFMFLGYFANRVRLLGDRQGNILLGFLLNFALPSAIFTGVYHSSVSLELLGLFALALVCNLVAGALAFVFVSKILRFDFGTSLAMAFLVSLHNTLFLGVPIVQGALGEQASHKAIVLDQFCTGLPLAVLTPLLLSLSSKTKFRIQSVLVRLFASPLFLSMLCAFALKAMPFSIPEVLFAPILALAACATPVALFAIGVQLRFDFLRLLWRKVLVVLGFGMFVAPLLYLAILWLFQVPLQEDHQMVLLEVAMPPLISAVAVIARAGLDSKLAISCIVAGVPIAAFSTPLWLYISHL
- a CDS encoding patatin-like phospholipase family protein, which produces MHTQSLAPTPAKKLALVLGGGGSKGAYQVGAYRALRELGFSFDLVTGVSIGALNGAMIVQGDFDKASALWESLDVEKVIGKGLNLTTDIDYYFNNVQKLLPFLKSYTQNKGMDTAPLWEIITTHLDYAKLSSSAMDFGLLCVEVPSFQACEQTKATLSKQSLAHWVMASASCFPAFPIYNINGKSYIDGGYYDNLPIDLAFKMGASEVIAISLHNDFVTKYDSNPLVRHIRPSRYLGTMLDFSQDSIARNIKLGYLDTKRYFGKLVGLRFAFMPLDEVDSSTFRALSRRLLASLLAKELDKNAPSSSTLARFGTQLASTGIISKITSTTPFCDMLLSTLKPYNATHISLEQLTLALLESYMQLMNYDETKTYNALEVFAKAKRDLAYIAQGSATSRLDSSLDSSVGQEIARAYALLQDKKPETSLFDEFGEKLLCAMLAFALGYEEGARI